A single region of the Gorilla gorilla gorilla isolate KB3781 chromosome 1, NHGRI_mGorGor1-v2.1_pri, whole genome shotgun sequence genome encodes:
- the MECR gene encoding enoyl-[acyl-carrier-protein] reductase, mitochondrial isoform X3, which produces MWVCSTLWRVRTPAWQWRGLLPASGCRGPAASSYSASAEPARVRALVYGHHGDPAKVVELKNLELAAVGGSDVRVKMLAAPINPSDINMIQGNYGLLPELPAVGGNEGVAQVVAVGSNVTGLKPGDWVIPANAGLGTWRTEAVFSEEALIQVPSDIPLQSAATLGVNPCTAYRMLMDFEQLQPGDSVIQNASNSGVGQAVIQIATALGLRTINVVRDRPDIQKLSDRLKSLGAEHVITEEELRRPEMKNFFKDMPQPRLALNCVGGKSSTELLRQLARGGTMVTYGGMAKQPVVASVSPACPSCVCRACSFLRISNFEAFGCPSGRRITVQTSSRS; this is translated from the exons ATGTGGGTCTGCAGTACCCTGTGGCGGGTGCGAACCCCCGCCTGGCAGTGGCGGGGGCTGCTCCCAGCTTCTGGCTGTCGCGGACCTGCCGCCTCCTCCTACTCCGCATCCGCCGAGCCTGCCCGGGTCCGGGCGCTTGTCTATGGGCACCACGGGGATCCAGCCAAGGTCGTCGA ACTCAAGAACCTGGAGCTAGCTGCTGTGGGAGGATCAGATGTCCGTGTGAAGATGCTGGCGGCCCCTATCAATCCATCTGACATAAATATGATCCAAG GAAACTACGGACTCCTTCCCGAACTGCCTGCTGTTGGAGGGAACGAAGGTGTTGCACAGGTGGTAGCGGTGGGCAGCAATGTGACCGGGCTGAAGCCAGGAGACTGGGTGATTCCAGCAAATGCTGGTTTAG GAACCTGGCGGACCGAGGCTGTGTTCAGCGAGGAAGCACTGATCCAAGTTCCGAGTGATATCCCTCTTCAGAGCGCTGCCACCCTGGGTGTCAATCCCTGCACAGCCTACAGGATGTTGATGGACTTCGAGCAACTGCAGCCAG GGGATTCTGTCATCCAGAATGCATCCAACAGTGGAGTGGGGCAAGCGGTCATCCAGATCGCCACAGCCCTGGGCCTAAGAACCATCAATGTGGTCCGAGACAG ACCTGATATCCAGAAGCTGAGTGACAGACTGAAGAGTCTGGGGGCTGAGCATGTCATCACAGAAGAGGAGCTAAGAAGGCCCGAAATGAAAAACTTCTTTAAG GACATGCCCCAGCCACGGCTTGCTCTCAACTGTGTTGGTGGGAAAAGCTCCACAGAGCTGCTGCGGCAGTTAGC GCGTGGAGGAACCATGGTAACCTATGGGGGGATGGCCAAGCAGCCCGTCGTAGCCTCTGTG AGCCCAGCATGTCCTTCCTGTGTCTGCAGAGCCTGCTCATTTTTAAGGATCTCAAACTTCGAGGCTTTTGGTTGTCCCAGTGGAAGAAGGATCACAGTCCAG ACCAGTTCAAGGAGCTGA
- the MECR gene encoding enoyl-[acyl-carrier-protein] reductase, mitochondrial isoform X2: MWVCSTLWRVRTPAWQWRGLLPASGCRGPAASSYSASAEPARVRALVYGHHGDPAKVVELKNLELAAVGGSDVRVKMLAAPINPSDINMIQGNYGLLPELPAVGGNEGVAQVVAVGSNVTGLKPGDWVIPANAGLGTWRTEAVFSEEALIQVPSDIPLQSAATLGVNPCTAYRMLMDFEQLQPGDSVIQNASNSGVGQAVIQIATALGLRTINVVRDRPDIQKLSDRLKSLGAEHVITEEELRRPEMKNFFKAWRNHGNLWGDGQAARRSLCEPSMSFLCLQSLLIFKDLKLRGFWLSQWKKDHSPDQFKELILTLCDLIRRGQLTAPACSQVPLQDYQSALEASMKPFISSKQILTM; this comes from the exons ATGTGGGTCTGCAGTACCCTGTGGCGGGTGCGAACCCCCGCCTGGCAGTGGCGGGGGCTGCTCCCAGCTTCTGGCTGTCGCGGACCTGCCGCCTCCTCCTACTCCGCATCCGCCGAGCCTGCCCGGGTCCGGGCGCTTGTCTATGGGCACCACGGGGATCCAGCCAAGGTCGTCGA ACTCAAGAACCTGGAGCTAGCTGCTGTGGGAGGATCAGATGTCCGTGTGAAGATGCTGGCGGCCCCTATCAATCCATCTGACATAAATATGATCCAAG GAAACTACGGACTCCTTCCCGAACTGCCTGCTGTTGGAGGGAACGAAGGTGTTGCACAGGTGGTAGCGGTGGGCAGCAATGTGACCGGGCTGAAGCCAGGAGACTGGGTGATTCCAGCAAATGCTGGTTTAG GAACCTGGCGGACCGAGGCTGTGTTCAGCGAGGAAGCACTGATCCAAGTTCCGAGTGATATCCCTCTTCAGAGCGCTGCCACCCTGGGTGTCAATCCCTGCACAGCCTACAGGATGTTGATGGACTTCGAGCAACTGCAGCCAG GGGATTCTGTCATCCAGAATGCATCCAACAGTGGAGTGGGGCAAGCGGTCATCCAGATCGCCACAGCCCTGGGCCTAAGAACCATCAATGTGGTCCGAGACAG ACCTGATATCCAGAAGCTGAGTGACAGACTGAAGAGTCTGGGGGCTGAGCATGTCATCACAGAAGAGGAGCTAAGAAGGCCCGAAATGAAAAACTTCTTTAAG GCGTGGAGGAACCATGGTAACCTATGGGGGGATGGCCAAGCAGCCCGTCGTAGCCTCTGTG AGCCCAGCATGTCCTTCCTGTGTCTGCAGAGCCTGCTCATTTTTAAGGATCTCAAACTTCGAGGCTTTTGGTTGTCCCAGTGGAAGAAGGATCACAGTCCAG ACCAGTTCAAGGAGCTGATCCTCACACTGTGCGATCTCATCCGTCGAGGCCAGCTCACAGCCCCTGCCTGCTCCCAGGTCCCGCTGCAGGACTACCAGTCTGCCTTGGAAGCCTCCATGAAGCCCTTCATATCTTCAAAGCAGATTCTCACCATGTGA
- the MECR gene encoding enoyl-[acyl-carrier-protein] reductase, mitochondrial isoform X1, with product MWVCSTLWRVRTPAWQWRGLLPASGCRGPAASSYSASAEPARVRALVYGHHGDPAKVVELKNLELAAVGGSDVRVKMLAAPINPSDINMIQGNYGLLPELPAVGGNEGVAQVVAVGSNVTGLKPGDWVIPANAGLGTWRTEAVFSEEALIQVPSDIPLQSAATLGVNPCTAYRMLMDFEQLQPGDSVIQNASNSGVGQAVIQIATALGLRTINVVRDRPDIQKLSDRLKSLGAEHVITEEELRRPEMKNFFKDMPQPRLALNCVGGKSSTELLRQLARGGTMVTYGGMAKQPVVASVSLLIFKDLKLRGFWLSQWKKDHSPDQFKELILTLCDLIRRGQLTAPACSQVPLQDYQSALEASMKPFISSKQILTM from the exons ATGTGGGTCTGCAGTACCCTGTGGCGGGTGCGAACCCCCGCCTGGCAGTGGCGGGGGCTGCTCCCAGCTTCTGGCTGTCGCGGACCTGCCGCCTCCTCCTACTCCGCATCCGCCGAGCCTGCCCGGGTCCGGGCGCTTGTCTATGGGCACCACGGGGATCCAGCCAAGGTCGTCGA ACTCAAGAACCTGGAGCTAGCTGCTGTGGGAGGATCAGATGTCCGTGTGAAGATGCTGGCGGCCCCTATCAATCCATCTGACATAAATATGATCCAAG GAAACTACGGACTCCTTCCCGAACTGCCTGCTGTTGGAGGGAACGAAGGTGTTGCACAGGTGGTAGCGGTGGGCAGCAATGTGACCGGGCTGAAGCCAGGAGACTGGGTGATTCCAGCAAATGCTGGTTTAG GAACCTGGCGGACCGAGGCTGTGTTCAGCGAGGAAGCACTGATCCAAGTTCCGAGTGATATCCCTCTTCAGAGCGCTGCCACCCTGGGTGTCAATCCCTGCACAGCCTACAGGATGTTGATGGACTTCGAGCAACTGCAGCCAG GGGATTCTGTCATCCAGAATGCATCCAACAGTGGAGTGGGGCAAGCGGTCATCCAGATCGCCACAGCCCTGGGCCTAAGAACCATCAATGTGGTCCGAGACAG ACCTGATATCCAGAAGCTGAGTGACAGACTGAAGAGTCTGGGGGCTGAGCATGTCATCACAGAAGAGGAGCTAAGAAGGCCCGAAATGAAAAACTTCTTTAAG GACATGCCCCAGCCACGGCTTGCTCTCAACTGTGTTGGTGGGAAAAGCTCCACAGAGCTGCTGCGGCAGTTAGC GCGTGGAGGAACCATGGTAACCTATGGGGGGATGGCCAAGCAGCCCGTCGTAGCCTCTGTG AGCCTGCTCATTTTTAAGGATCTCAAACTTCGAGGCTTTTGGTTGTCCCAGTGGAAGAAGGATCACAGTCCAG ACCAGTTCAAGGAGCTGATCCTCACACTGTGCGATCTCATCCGTCGAGGCCAGCTCACAGCCCCTGCCTGCTCCCAGGTCCCGCTGCAGGACTACCAGTCTGCCTTGGAAGCCTCCATGAAGCCCTTCATATCTTCAAAGCAGATTCTCACCATGTGA
- the MECR gene encoding enoyl-[acyl-carrier-protein] reductase, mitochondrial isoform X4 — MLAAPINPSDINMIQGNYGLLPELPAVGGNEGVAQVVAVGSNVTGLKPGDWVIPANAGLGTWRTEAVFSEEALIQVPSDIPLQSAATLGVNPCTAYRMLMDFEQLQPGDSVIQNASNSGVGQAVIQIATALGLRTINVVRDRPDIQKLSDRLKSLGAEHVITEEELRRPEMKNFFKDMPQPRLALNCVGGKSSTELLRQLARGGTMVTYGGMAKQPVVASVSLLIFKDLKLRGFWLSQWKKDHSPDQFKELILTLCDLIRRGQLTAPACSQVPLQDYQSALEASMKPFISSKQILTM, encoded by the exons ATGCTGGCGGCCCCTATCAATCCATCTGACATAAATATGATCCAAG GAAACTACGGACTCCTTCCCGAACTGCCTGCTGTTGGAGGGAACGAAGGTGTTGCACAGGTGGTAGCGGTGGGCAGCAATGTGACCGGGCTGAAGCCAGGAGACTGGGTGATTCCAGCAAATGCTGGTTTAG GAACCTGGCGGACCGAGGCTGTGTTCAGCGAGGAAGCACTGATCCAAGTTCCGAGTGATATCCCTCTTCAGAGCGCTGCCACCCTGGGTGTCAATCCCTGCACAGCCTACAGGATGTTGATGGACTTCGAGCAACTGCAGCCAG GGGATTCTGTCATCCAGAATGCATCCAACAGTGGAGTGGGGCAAGCGGTCATCCAGATCGCCACAGCCCTGGGCCTAAGAACCATCAATGTGGTCCGAGACAG ACCTGATATCCAGAAGCTGAGTGACAGACTGAAGAGTCTGGGGGCTGAGCATGTCATCACAGAAGAGGAGCTAAGAAGGCCCGAAATGAAAAACTTCTTTAAG GACATGCCCCAGCCACGGCTTGCTCTCAACTGTGTTGGTGGGAAAAGCTCCACAGAGCTGCTGCGGCAGTTAGC GCGTGGAGGAACCATGGTAACCTATGGGGGGATGGCCAAGCAGCCCGTCGTAGCCTCTGTG AGCCTGCTCATTTTTAAGGATCTCAAACTTCGAGGCTTTTGGTTGTCCCAGTGGAAGAAGGATCACAGTCCAG ACCAGTTCAAGGAGCTGATCCTCACACTGTGCGATCTCATCCGTCGAGGCCAGCTCACAGCCCCTGCCTGCTCCCAGGTCCCGCTGCAGGACTACCAGTCTGCCTTGGAAGCCTCCATGAAGCCCTTCATATCTTCAAAGCAGATTCTCACCATGTGA